Proteins encoded by one window of Candidatus Polarisedimenticolaceae bacterium:
- the zwf gene encoding glucose-6-phosphate dehydrogenase, whose product MSEEKQKNGERPGDPCIIVIFGSSGDLTRRKLLPALYNLRHNGILPSDFAIVGVGRKKLERGDFVAEMTKDITEYATTAVDQAVWKDFEDRIYYVGFEFNDAQGYQWLKDALTEIDGRHRTGGNVLFYLATPPQFFSTIVTKCAEAGLADDKAGWRRFVIEKPFGHDLESAQQLNRDLRAVLSESQIFRIDHYLGKETVQNILAFRFANGIFEPVWNRRYIDHVQITVAETLGVEGRGGYYETAGVLRDMMQNHMFQLLALVAMEPPWSFDGTPVRDEKVKVLNAIRPMTPEDILQRTVRGQYGEGYVDGHKLPAYRAEPSVDPKSTTETFGAIKLDVENWRWAGVPFYLRSGKRLAKQSTEIVIEFRRPPLLAFGKIQIQDLEPNRLILQIQPEEGIKIEIKAKKPGSAMNLTRVNLDFSYSDFGPSDKATGYERLLYDAMIGDTTLYHRADMVEAAWRIATPILDVWKSIPPRDFPNYAAGSWGPATADDLMKRDRRAWRNP is encoded by the coding sequence GTGAGCGAAGAGAAGCAGAAGAACGGGGAGCGCCCCGGCGACCCCTGCATCATCGTCATCTTCGGATCGAGCGGCGATCTGACGCGGCGCAAGCTCCTTCCGGCGCTGTACAACCTCCGCCACAACGGCATCCTGCCTTCCGATTTCGCGATCGTCGGCGTCGGCAGGAAGAAGCTCGAGCGCGGCGACTTCGTCGCGGAGATGACGAAGGACATCACCGAGTACGCGACGACCGCCGTCGACCAGGCCGTCTGGAAGGACTTCGAAGACCGCATCTACTACGTCGGCTTCGAGTTCAACGACGCGCAGGGCTATCAGTGGCTCAAGGACGCGCTCACCGAGATCGACGGACGCCATCGCACCGGCGGCAACGTCCTCTTCTATCTTGCGACGCCGCCGCAGTTCTTCTCGACGATCGTCACCAAGTGTGCCGAAGCGGGGCTCGCCGACGACAAGGCCGGGTGGCGACGCTTCGTCATCGAGAAGCCGTTCGGTCACGATCTCGAGTCCGCCCAGCAGCTCAACCGGGATCTCCGCGCCGTTCTCTCCGAGAGCCAGATCTTCCGGATCGATCACTACCTCGGCAAGGAGACGGTCCAGAACATCCTGGCGTTCCGATTCGCGAACGGGATCTTCGAGCCGGTGTGGAACCGGCGCTACATCGACCACGTCCAGATCACGGTGGCCGAGACGCTCGGGGTCGAAGGGCGCGGCGGCTACTACGAGACCGCGGGCGTCCTCCGCGACATGATGCAGAACCACATGTTCCAGCTCTTGGCACTCGTCGCGATGGAGCCGCCGTGGTCGTTCGACGGGACGCCGGTGCGCGACGAGAAGGTCAAGGTCCTGAACGCGATCCGGCCGATGACGCCGGAGGATATCCTCCAGCGCACGGTGCGCGGCCAGTACGGCGAGGGTTACGTCGACGGCCACAAGCTGCCGGCCTACCGGGCGGAGCCGTCGGTCGATCCGAAATCGACCACCGAGACGTTCGGTGCGATCAAGCTCGACGTTGAAAACTGGCGCTGGGCCGGTGTGCCGTTCTACCTCCGCTCCGGGAAGCGCCTGGCGAAGCAGTCGACCGAGATCGTCATCGAGTTCCGGCGGCCGCCGCTCCTCGCCTTCGGGAAGATCCAGATCCAGGACCTCGAGCCGAATCGCCTCATTCTGCAGATCCAGCCGGAAGAGGGGATCAAGATCGAGATCAAGGCGAAGAAGCCGGGCTCGGCGATGAACCTCACTCGGGTCAACCTCGATTTCAGTTACTCCGATTTCGGTCCGTCGGACAAGGCGACCGGTTACGAGCGGCTCCTCTACGACGCGATGATCGGTGACACGACGCTCTATCACCGCGCCGACATGGTCGAGGCGGCGTGGCGGATCGCGACGCCGATCCTCGACGTCTGGAAATCGATCCCGCCGCGCGACTTCCCGAACTACGCCGCGGGCTCATGGGGCCCGGCGACCGCCGACGACCTGATGAAGCGCGACCGCCGGGCGTGGCGCAACCCGTAG
- a CDS encoding tetratricopeptide repeat protein encodes MSMMKLTRPGPAIALAALLLSSPLFADDGPSARLLAASHLQEAGDHQAAIELLEQIREIEPDNKQVLYGLAISLYAVGNYREAAHVGATLLAEANDAASGSAQIYLIVGSAYGRLNAWEESEKTLSQGMTRWPDDQALKVQHAITLEGLGRMDEAVAELEACLQHSPYDPALWRALGDALSVTGAPGRAFAAYVRALTLGSDDAHAKDIAASLWSVLFRGAAGQTGDAGEKAEAKGLALVAALRRDDKWAAQSDARFFAYALDTSLQLVSALHGKKTQSEFWGPFILDYFDEVRAAGLMETLAYEVRRSSGDPDVARWLNQNTDKVERFRNWSERWSVHYSEVEGRERSGS; translated from the coding sequence ATGTCAATGATGAAACTCACGCGGCCCGGCCCTGCGATCGCCTTGGCGGCACTGCTGCTGAGCTCGCCGCTCTTCGCGGATGACGGCCCATCCGCACGACTCCTCGCCGCATCGCATCTTCAAGAGGCGGGGGACCACCAGGCGGCGATCGAGCTCCTGGAGCAGATCCGCGAGATCGAGCCCGACAACAAGCAGGTGCTCTACGGGCTCGCGATCTCGCTCTACGCGGTGGGCAATTACCGCGAGGCCGCGCACGTCGGCGCCACGCTCCTCGCGGAGGCGAACGACGCCGCATCGGGATCGGCGCAGATCTACCTCATCGTCGGCAGCGCGTACGGACGGCTCAACGCCTGGGAGGAGTCGGAGAAAACGCTCTCCCAGGGAATGACGCGATGGCCCGACGATCAGGCGCTCAAGGTGCAGCACGCGATCACCCTCGAAGGACTGGGGCGGATGGACGAGGCGGTCGCCGAGCTCGAGGCGTGCTTGCAGCACTCGCCCTACGACCCCGCGCTCTGGCGCGCGCTCGGCGACGCGCTCTCGGTGACCGGCGCTCCGGGGCGTGCGTTCGCGGCGTACGTGCGCGCGCTGACGCTCGGGAGCGACGACGCCCACGCGAAGGACATCGCGGCCAGCCTCTGGTCGGTTCTCTTCCGCGGTGCGGCCGGCCAGACAGGGGACGCGGGCGAGAAGGCCGAGGCGAAGGGCTTGGCGCTCGTCGCGGCGCTGAGGCGCGACGACAAGTGGGCCGCGCAGAGCGACGCGCGGTTCTTCGCCTACGCGCTCGACACCTCGCTCCAGCTCGTGTCGGCGCTCCACGGCAAGAAGACGCAGAGCGAGTTCTGGGGACCGTTCATCCTCGACTACTTCGACGAGGTGCGCGCGGCGGGCCTCATGGAGACCCTCGCCTACGAGGTACGGCGCTCGAGCGGCGACCCCGACGTCGCGCGCTGGCTCAACCAGAACACCGACAAGGTCGAGCGGTTCCGCAACTGGTCCGAGCGGTGGTCGGTCCACTATTCCGAGGTCGAGGGGCGCGAGCGCAGCGGCTCCTAG
- a CDS encoding aspartyl protease family protein yields the protein MDLRAMIGAALLLFAAASSAEQIRGLIDQDRWKEAVDAATTLAREAPGPDAAGVLGEALYRAGRIDEAGEALAPVASGENAPARVLAQLGLIRAAQGKDEEAAALLGRAAATAPDDPWVLWRAAGGAATRAKATELLNAYIAHGTAENPDRLEGARGTLRLYAALGERKIWVPVTRPERLEIPLKPIPDGSGYFIEANAGGKKIRLLLDTGSTGLFVVERAVKKGGLVPLSEETVFAGGGSGRASSSRGLLAKLDFGGLVYADALVTTTKDEFDKTGRVHGVVGLSAFSGYRVTLDLPKGRMILEPSGDLPQGTPYWNVEGQLLVRARGGESADGLFLFDTGATQSMIDTKLAATIPGAAVDKPAEIRTYGGNVQGATMVRGASLAFQTLHRSGVFNAADLTMRSRLGGVEVSGYLGLDLLSGCTIVLDTGSHRVVVTPPPGRR from the coding sequence ATGGACCTCCGGGCGATGATCGGCGCCGCTCTCCTCCTTTTCGCTGCCGCGTCGTCCGCGGAGCAGATTCGCGGTCTCATCGACCAGGACCGGTGGAAGGAAGCGGTCGACGCGGCGACGACCCTCGCGCGGGAGGCGCCGGGGCCCGACGCCGCGGGCGTCCTCGGCGAGGCGCTCTATCGGGCCGGAAGGATCGACGAGGCGGGCGAAGCGCTCGCGCCGGTCGCGTCCGGCGAGAACGCGCCGGCCCGCGTTTTGGCACAGCTCGGTCTCATTCGCGCCGCTCAGGGGAAGGACGAGGAGGCGGCGGCCCTTCTCGGACGCGCGGCGGCGACTGCCCCCGACGACCCGTGGGTCCTCTGGCGAGCGGCCGGAGGCGCCGCGACGCGGGCGAAGGCGACCGAGCTCCTGAATGCCTACATCGCCCACGGCACTGCTGAGAATCCGGACCGCCTCGAGGGGGCGCGCGGCACCCTGCGTCTCTACGCCGCGCTCGGCGAGCGGAAGATCTGGGTCCCGGTGACGCGTCCCGAGCGCCTCGAGATCCCGCTCAAGCCGATCCCGGACGGCAGCGGCTACTTCATCGAGGCCAATGCCGGGGGTAAGAAGATCCGCCTCCTCCTCGACACCGGCAGCACCGGCCTCTTCGTCGTCGAGCGCGCCGTCAAGAAGGGCGGCCTCGTCCCGCTCTCCGAGGAGACGGTCTTCGCGGGCGGCGGCAGCGGGCGCGCCTCCTCCTCGCGAGGTCTTCTCGCCAAGCTCGACTTCGGCGGCCTCGTCTACGCCGACGCGCTCGTCACCACGACGAAGGACGAGTTCGACAAGACCGGCCGCGTGCACGGCGTCGTGGGCCTCTCCGCCTTCTCCGGCTACCGCGTGACGCTCGACCTCCCCAAGGGGCGCATGATCCTCGAGCCTTCGGGCGACCTCCCCCAGGGAACGCCGTACTGGAACGTGGAAGGGCAGCTCCTCGTGCGCGCGCGGGGTGGCGAGAGCGCGGACGGGCTCTTCCTCTTCGACACGGGCGCCACGCAGTCGATGATCGACACCAAGCTCGCCGCGACGATCCCGGGGGCCGCCGTCGACAAGCCGGCGGAGATCCGCACGTACGGCGGTAACGTGCAGGGTGCCACGATGGTCCGGGGCGCGTCGCTCGCGTTCCAGACGCTCCACCGGTCGGGGGTGTTCAACGCCGCCGACCTCACGATGCGCAGCCGCCTCGGCGGCGTCGAGGTCTCGGGCTATCTCGGCCTGGACCTTCTGAGCGGGTGCACGATCGTGCTCGACACCGGGTCGCACCGGGTCGTCGTGACGCCGCCCCCGGGAAGGCGCTGA
- a CDS encoding HD domain-containing protein: MHLPLDDDVLRVVRAIRATAAARDDAPPRALLVGGVVRDALLGRPVFDADLEVFGVPAAALERLLAAEFPGRVNTVGRSFGIFKVHRPGAADIDVSLPRTESKSGPGHRGFDVRGDPFLPFAEAARRRDFTVNALAYDPLTGELLDAHGGRGDLDARMLRAVDARTFPEDPLRVWRAFQLAARLGFTVEAGTFALLEDVVRSGALAELSPERVTDEIRKLLFAERPSAGWEPARATGALAATFPELDLLAATPQDPEWHPEGNVWTHTLLVVDAAAAIVRQNAWELEAPEPLHVLLGALLHDVGKATTTGRAEKDGRWRIVSPRHEAEGEAPARAVLSRLAFGEAAERAVAAIVRWHLSPGALYYGRERGEMDERAYTNAVRKVLKRIHPVRWQVLLAACEADWRGRGLPGIASLPFDPGTTFADAVTSENLDVEPAKPLVLGRDVLALGVAPGPEVGRLIALVEEARDRGEIRERDEALRLLERLVSPGE; this comes from the coding sequence GTGCACCTGCCGCTCGACGACGACGTCCTCCGCGTCGTCCGGGCGATCCGCGCGACCGCGGCCGCGCGCGACGACGCTCCGCCGCGCGCGCTCCTCGTGGGGGGCGTCGTGCGCGACGCGCTCCTCGGGCGGCCGGTCTTCGATGCGGACCTCGAGGTCTTCGGCGTTCCCGCGGCGGCGCTCGAGCGCTTGCTCGCCGCCGAGTTCCCCGGCCGCGTCAACACCGTCGGCCGCTCGTTCGGCATCTTCAAGGTGCACCGGCCGGGAGCGGCCGACATCGACGTCTCGCTGCCGCGCACGGAATCGAAGAGCGGGCCCGGCCACCGGGGGTTCGACGTGCGGGGGGATCCGTTCCTCCCGTTCGCGGAGGCGGCGCGCCGCCGTGACTTCACCGTCAACGCGCTCGCCTACGACCCGCTCACCGGCGAGCTGCTCGACGCGCACGGCGGCCGCGGCGACCTCGACGCCCGCATGCTCCGGGCGGTCGACGCGCGCACCTTCCCCGAAGATCCTTTGCGCGTCTGGCGCGCGTTCCAGCTCGCGGCACGGCTCGGCTTCACGGTCGAGGCCGGGACGTTCGCCCTGCTCGAGGACGTCGTCCGGAGCGGCGCGCTCGCCGAGCTGTCGCCGGAGCGCGTCACCGACGAGATCCGGAAGCTGCTCTTCGCCGAGCGGCCGTCGGCCGGCTGGGAGCCGGCCCGCGCGACCGGTGCGCTCGCCGCCACGTTCCCGGAGCTCGACCTCCTCGCCGCGACGCCGCAAGATCCCGAGTGGCATCCCGAAGGGAACGTCTGGACCCACACGCTCCTCGTCGTCGACGCGGCCGCGGCGATCGTGCGGCAGAACGCCTGGGAACTCGAGGCACCGGAGCCGCTCCACGTCCTCCTGGGCGCGCTCCTCCACGACGTCGGCAAGGCGACGACGACCGGCCGCGCGGAGAAGGACGGCCGCTGGCGCATCGTCTCGCCGCGCCACGAGGCGGAGGGCGAGGCCCCCGCGCGAGCGGTCCTCTCGAGGCTCGCGTTCGGCGAGGCGGCCGAGCGCGCGGTGGCCGCGATCGTCCGCTGGCACCTCTCGCCGGGCGCGCTCTACTACGGGCGGGAGCGCGGCGAGATGGACGAGCGCGCTTACACGAACGCCGTGCGGAAAGTGCTCAAGCGCATCCACCCGGTGCGGTGGCAGGTCCTGCTCGCCGCGTGCGAAGCCGACTGGCGGGGACGCGGCCTCCCGGGGATCGCCTCGCTCCCGTTCGACCCCGGGACGACGTTCGCGGACGCGGTCACGAGCGAGAATCTCGACGTCGAGCCGGCGAAGCCGCTCGTCCTGGGCCGGGACGTGCTGGCGCTCGGCGTCGCGCCGGGGCCGGAAGTCGGGCGCCTGATCGCGCTCGTCGAGGAGGCCAGGGACCGCGGGGAGATCCGCGAGCGGGACGAGGCTCTCCGCCTGCTCGAACGGCTCGTTTCACCGGGAGAATGA
- a CDS encoding helix-turn-helix transcriptional regulator has product MTGGWGRDTFDELIALIYLATTDPPSWTEVLRIVGEGIQGSPCAVHVHGIDLAPAMTVGSWGVPVHTTLAPYEDHFAAKNVWLIKGARLLVPGAVLTGEELCSDEEFLRSEYYNDFLRPLNVRYSVRAVLTCDPEPLSYLSAGRPHEAKPFGEAQKRKLAALVPHLTQAIRIQERLETLQARRRAVSGALERLPLAVYFLDARGRVVEMNTAGRKLVEARDGLALDRGALIAVDPHAEVQLQRLMFGAATAETGRLLPRGGAFSLTRDGGRRPLSVMVAPTGVTGLFPASRLASVVVLVEEPVRREVVPFDAFTVNYGLSPAEASLTARLVGGMTVKQAAVAAGIRPSTARSHLKRIFVKTGAKRQSDLVRRVLTFDEPGQHD; this is encoded by the coding sequence GTGACCGGTGGATGGGGTCGGGACACCTTCGACGAGCTGATCGCGCTGATCTATCTCGCGACGACCGATCCGCCCTCGTGGACCGAGGTGTTGCGAATCGTCGGCGAAGGGATCCAGGGCTCGCCGTGCGCCGTGCACGTCCACGGCATCGATCTCGCGCCCGCGATGACCGTCGGGAGCTGGGGCGTTCCCGTCCACACCACGCTCGCGCCGTACGAGGATCACTTCGCGGCGAAGAACGTGTGGCTGATCAAGGGGGCGCGCCTCCTCGTCCCCGGAGCGGTCTTGACCGGCGAGGAGCTGTGCTCGGACGAGGAGTTCCTCCGCTCCGAGTACTACAACGATTTCTTGCGTCCGCTCAATGTCCGTTATTCGGTCCGCGCCGTCCTCACGTGCGATCCGGAGCCCCTCTCGTACCTCTCGGCCGGACGGCCGCACGAAGCGAAGCCGTTCGGGGAGGCGCAGAAGCGGAAGCTCGCCGCGCTCGTTCCCCACCTCACCCAGGCGATCCGGATCCAGGAGCGACTCGAGACCCTCCAGGCGCGGCGCCGCGCAGTCTCGGGCGCCCTCGAGCGTCTGCCGCTCGCGGTCTACTTCCTCGACGCGCGCGGGCGGGTCGTCGAGATGAACACCGCCGGACGGAAGCTGGTCGAAGCGAGGGACGGCCTCGCCCTCGATCGCGGCGCCCTGATCGCGGTCGACCCGCACGCCGAGGTGCAGCTCCAGCGGCTGATGTTCGGCGCGGCGACCGCCGAGACCGGCCGATTGCTTCCGCGCGGGGGCGCCTTCTCGCTCACGCGCGACGGCGGACGGCGCCCGCTGTCGGTCATGGTCGCGCCGACCGGTGTGACCGGGCTCTTCCCGGCCTCCCGCCTCGCGTCGGTCGTCGTCCTCGTCGAGGAGCCGGTGCGGCGCGAGGTCGTCCCATTCGACGCGTTCACGGTGAATTACGGCCTCAGCCCGGCGGAAGCCTCGCTCACGGCGCGCCTCGTCGGAGGCATGACGGTGAAGCAGGCGGCCGTGGCGGCCGGGATCCGTCCGAGCACCGCCCGGAGCCATCTCAAGCGGATCTTCGTGAAAACCGGTGCTAAACGGCAATCGGACCTGGTGCGACGTGTGCTCACGTTCGACGAGCCGGGGCAGCACGACTAA
- a CDS encoding DUF2817 domain-containing protein, with translation MSRAILATLVVWAVGASAALAAGRGEAAPVLPVRVELTSRLHDLAVFHDLDLDVDGVYDTWARIYMIPEEIEKLEGLGYRVRLLNEPAVADALFTPASPDAVPSTYHTYETLTSELQAIAAAHPDIVRLSSLGKSVQGRDLWMVLISKNPDVQEDEPEVKYIAAMHGDEVVGKEMLVDLINLLVSGYGTDPRLTALVDGNEIWILPSMNPDGTAAGRRYNANNVDLNRNFPDQFVDPNDTTAGRQPETAHVMDWGYAHSPALAANFHGGSLVANYPYDGTADGQSVYSASPDDAVWVSIARTYADRNAPMKASNSDASFTNGICNGADWYTITGGMQDWNYVWRGDKEITLEISTVKWPAGSQLPPFWADNKESMLSYLERAAEGVRGIVRDAATGAPLPARIHVVGNARDSFTDPDVGDYHRLLLPGAYALEITSPGYAGARVDDVSVGAGVPATRVDVDLAPLQVELQPVASRIVDPDGAVGPGETADLAVTLENLGAAASGVAGSLVPTGWFGSVARADAAYPDLPAGGSGESVAPYHAIAVDASAPAGTKAGFAVAWSAGGVSGLSQPFFVPVGAATCATFASSDVPKAIADRATVTSAIALASDLEISKINVRVDITHPYIGDLHVRLVSPAGVPVALHSRSGGSADNIVGWYDTELTPAEPLARFDGGHTAGTWHLEVTDGVPMNTGTLNGWSLQVCGRPFEAALPPMRLAGVARNADGSVDLTWWPYPSASSYKVYRSPDPRIAGSFTDVTSQDADLTDTSFHDATAGDLYWLVSGVGPHGEGPSTGP, from the coding sequence ATGAGCCGAGCGATTCTTGCGACACTCGTGGTGTGGGCGGTCGGCGCGTCCGCAGCCCTCGCCGCGGGACGCGGCGAAGCGGCGCCGGTCCTACCGGTCCGCGTTGAGCTGACGAGCCGGCTCCACGATCTGGCGGTCTTCCACGATCTCGACCTCGACGTGGACGGCGTCTACGACACCTGGGCGCGAATTTATATGATCCCCGAGGAGATCGAGAAGCTCGAGGGACTCGGCTATCGGGTCCGTCTGCTGAACGAGCCGGCGGTGGCGGACGCTCTTTTCACGCCGGCCTCGCCCGACGCGGTGCCTTCCACGTACCACACCTACGAGACGCTCACCTCGGAGCTGCAAGCGATCGCGGCCGCGCACCCGGACATCGTGCGCCTCTCGTCGCTCGGAAAGTCGGTCCAGGGCCGCGACCTCTGGATGGTCCTGATCTCGAAGAACCCCGACGTCCAGGAGGACGAGCCGGAGGTCAAGTACATCGCCGCGATGCACGGCGACGAGGTCGTCGGCAAGGAGATGCTCGTCGACCTCATCAACCTCCTCGTGAGCGGCTACGGGACCGACCCGAGGCTGACCGCGCTCGTCGACGGCAACGAGATCTGGATCCTCCCCTCGATGAACCCGGACGGAACGGCCGCGGGCCGGCGCTACAACGCGAACAACGTCGATCTGAACCGCAACTTCCCCGATCAATTCGTCGACCCGAACGACACGACCGCCGGACGCCAGCCGGAGACCGCGCACGTCATGGACTGGGGTTACGCCCACAGTCCGGCCCTCGCGGCCAACTTCCACGGCGGCTCGCTCGTCGCGAACTACCCGTACGACGGGACCGCGGACGGACAGTCGGTCTACAGCGCCTCGCCCGACGACGCGGTGTGGGTCTCGATCGCGCGCACGTACGCCGACCGCAACGCGCCGATGAAGGCGTCGAACTCCGACGCGTCGTTCACGAACGGCATCTGCAACGGAGCCGACTGGTACACGATCACCGGCGGCATGCAGGATTGGAACTACGTCTGGCGCGGCGACAAGGAGATCACCCTCGAGATCTCCACCGTGAAGTGGCCGGCGGGATCGCAGCTCCCTCCGTTCTGGGCCGACAACAAGGAGTCGATGCTCTCGTATCTCGAGCGCGCGGCCGAAGGCGTGCGCGGGATCGTGCGCGACGCCGCCACGGGCGCGCCGTTGCCGGCGCGGATCCACGTCGTCGGGAACGCGAGGGACAGCTTCACCGACCCCGACGTCGGCGACTACCATCGCCTGCTGCTCCCCGGCGCGTACGCGCTCGAGATCACGTCTCCCGGTTACGCCGGCGCCCGCGTCGACGACGTCTCCGTCGGCGCCGGCGTCCCGGCCACACGCGTCGACGTCGACCTCGCGCCGCTCCAGGTCGAGCTCCAACCGGTCGCCTCGCGCATCGTCGACCCCGACGGCGCCGTCGGCCCCGGCGAGACCGCGGATCTCGCGGTGACGCTCGAGAACCTGGGCGCCGCGGCTTCGGGAGTGGCGGGAAGTCTCGTCCCGACCGGATGGTTCGGAAGCGTCGCGCGCGCGGACGCCGCTTATCCCGACCTTCCGGCCGGGGGCTCCGGCGAATCCGTGGCGCCGTACCACGCAATCGCCGTCGACGCGTCGGCTCCCGCGGGGACCAAAGCGGGGTTCGCCGTCGCGTGGAGCGCGGGCGGGGTCTCGGGCCTCTCTCAGCCGTTCTTCGTTCCGGTGGGCGCTGCGACGTGCGCGACGTTCGCTTCCAGCGACGTGCCGAAGGCGATCGCCGACCGCGCGACCGTGACGAGCGCGATCGCGCTCGCGAGCGACCTCGAGATCTCGAAGATCAACGTCCGCGTCGACATCACGCACCCGTACATCGGCGACCTGCACGTCCGGCTCGTCTCTCCCGCCGGCGTTCCGGTCGCGCTGCACAGCCGCTCCGGCGGCTCGGCCGACAACATCGTCGGGTGGTACGACACCGAGCTGACTCCGGCGGAGCCGCTCGCGCGTTTCGACGGCGGCCACACGGCGGGCACGTGGCATCTCGAGGTCACGGACGGCGTCCCGATGAACACCGGCACGCTCAACGGCTGGTCGCTCCAGGTCTGCGGGCGCCCGTTCGAGGCGGCCCTCCCGCCGATGCGGCTCGCCGGCGTCGCCAGGAACGCCGACGGCTCGGTCGATCTCACCTGGTGGCCCTACCCGTCGGCGTCGAGCTACAAGGTCTACCGCTCACCGGATCCGCGGATCGCCGGCTCGTTCACCGACGTCACGAGCCAGGACGCGGACCTCACCGACACGTCGTTCCATGACGCGACCGCCGGCGATCTCTACTGGCTCGTCTCCGGCGTCGGGCCGCACGGCGAAGGGCCGAGCACCGGCCCCTGA
- a CDS encoding PLP-dependent cysteine synthase family protein, whose amino-acid sequence MRKGLKSLVGNTPLLAISCEDRGRTRTVYAKAEHLNLTGSIKDRMAFHILERAKASGRLAPGQPIAEATSGNTGIAMAGVGRALGHPVTIFMPDWMSAERIALIRSLGAEIHLVSREEGGFLESIRRAEAFAAGPAQAFLPRQFSNQDNCAAHEETTGPEILWQLREHGLRPHAFVAGVGTGGTVMGVGRFLRRSLPEVRIHPLEPANSPTLSTGHKVGHHRIQGISDEFVPPIVELDFLDDIVAVDDGDAILMAQKLAREIGLGVGVSSGANFLGALQVLDRLGDDAIVVTVFSDDNKKYLSTDLLKDEPVRAGYRAPDVALSGFDVFKRVCVTCWEPVETPLLPLM is encoded by the coding sequence GTGCGCAAAGGCCTCAAAAGCCTCGTCGGGAACACGCCGCTCCTCGCGATCTCCTGCGAGGATCGCGGGCGGACACGAACCGTCTACGCGAAGGCCGAGCACCTCAACCTGACCGGCAGCATCAAGGACCGGATGGCGTTCCACATCCTCGAGCGAGCCAAGGCGTCGGGAAGGCTCGCTCCGGGCCAGCCGATCGCCGAGGCGACGAGCGGCAATACCGGCATCGCGATGGCGGGTGTGGGTCGCGCGCTCGGCCATCCGGTGACGATCTTCATGCCCGATTGGATGAGCGCCGAGCGCATCGCCCTGATCCGCAGCCTCGGCGCCGAGATCCATCTCGTCAGCCGCGAGGAAGGCGGCTTCCTCGAGAGCATCCGTCGCGCCGAGGCGTTCGCGGCGGGCCCGGCGCAGGCGTTCCTGCCCCGGCAGTTCTCGAACCAGGACAACTGCGCGGCGCACGAGGAGACGACCGGGCCGGAGATCCTCTGGCAGCTTCGGGAACACGGACTGCGGCCCCACGCCTTCGTGGCGGGCGTCGGGACCGGCGGCACCGTGATGGGCGTCGGCCGCTTCTTGCGGCGCTCGCTTCCCGAGGTGCGCATCCATCCGCTCGAGCCGGCGAATTCCCCGACGCTCTCCACAGGTCACAAGGTCGGCCATCACCGGATCCAGGGGATCTCGGACGAGTTCGTGCCGCCGATCGTCGAGCTCGATTTCCTGGACGACATCGTCGCCGTCGACGACGGCGACGCGATCCTGATGGCGCAGAAGCTCGCGCGCGAGATCGGTCTCGGCGTCGGCGTCTCCTCCGGGGCGAACTTCCTCGGCGCCCTCCAGGTGCTCGATCGGCTCGGGGACGACGCGATCGTCGTCACGGTGTTCAGCGACGACAACAAGAAGTACCTGTCGACCGATCTCCTGAAGGATGAGCCGGTGCGCGCTGGTTATCGCGCCCCCGACGTCGCGCTCAGCGGGTTCGACGTCTTCAAGCGCGTCTGCGTCACCTGCTGGGAGCCGGTGGAGACGCCGTTGCTTCCGCTGATGTGA